One segment of Ficedula albicollis isolate OC2 chromosome 2, FicAlb1.5, whole genome shotgun sequence DNA contains the following:
- the GUK1 gene encoding guanylate kinase isoform X1: MQGPRPVVLSGPSGAGKSTLLKKLLKDYENVFGFSVSHTTRQPRPGEVNGKDYHFVTREEMQKEIDAGEFIEHAEFSGNMYGTSKGAVQAVQAQNQICVLDIDIQGVKNIKKTELNPIYISVQPPSIEILEKRLRDRKTETEESLQKRLTAARVDMELSKEPGLFDLVIINDDLEKAYSELKEVLLEEIKKTEESRKS, translated from the exons ATGCAGGGACCAAGGCCAGTGGTTCTGAGTGGCCCATCAGGTGCAGGGAAAAGCACTTTGTTAAAGAAATTGCTCAAAGATTATGAGAATGTCTTCGGTTTCAGCGTCTCCC aTACCACAAGGCAGCCAAGACCTGGAGAAGTGAATGGCAAAG atTATCACTTTGTAACCagagaggaaatgcagaaagaaattgATGCCGGTGAATTTATCGAGCACGCGGAGTTCTCCGGGAATATGTACGGGACAAG taaaggagctgtgcaggctgtgcaggcCCAGAACCAGATCTGCGTGCTCGACATCGACATCCAGGGCGTGAAGAACATCAAGAAGACCGAGCTGAACCCCATCTACATCTCGGTGCAGCCGCCCTCCATTGAGATCCTG GAGAAACGACTACGGGACCGAAAGACTGAGACGGAGGAGAGTTTACAGAAGCGTCTGACTGCAGCCCGTGTGGACATGGAGCTCA GTAAAGAGCCTGGCCTGTTTGACCTGGTCATCATTAATGACGATTTAGAAAAGGCCTATTCTGAATTGAAGGAGGTGCTCCTGGAG GAAATCAAGAAGACGGAAGAATCCAGGAAGTCCTGA
- the GUK1 gene encoding guanylate kinase isoform X2 yields MQGPRPVVLSGPSGAGKSTLLKKLLKDYENVFGFSVSHTTRQPRPGEVNGKDYHFVTREEMQKEIDAGEFIEHAEFSGNMYGTSKGAVQAVQAQNQICVLDIDIQGVKNIKKTELNPIYISVQPPSIEILYIRQALFLVEFVEEEASSTRCQSPAERSHFQQYLEK; encoded by the exons ATGCAGGGACCAAGGCCAGTGGTTCTGAGTGGCCCATCAGGTGCAGGGAAAAGCACTTTGTTAAAGAAATTGCTCAAAGATTATGAGAATGTCTTCGGTTTCAGCGTCTCCC aTACCACAAGGCAGCCAAGACCTGGAGAAGTGAATGGCAAAG atTATCACTTTGTAACCagagaggaaatgcagaaagaaattgATGCCGGTGAATTTATCGAGCACGCGGAGTTCTCCGGGAATATGTACGGGACAAG taaaggagctgtgcaggctgtgcaggcCCAGAACCAGATCTGCGTGCTCGACATCGACATCCAGGGCGTGAAGAACATCAAGAAGACCGAGCTGAACCCCATCTACATCTCGGTGCAGCCGCCCTCCATTGAGATCCTG TACATCAGGCAGGCTCTGTTTCTCGTTGAGTTTGTGGAGGAGgaagccagcagcaccagatgCCAGAGCCCCGCAGAGAGATCTCATTTCCAGCAGtacctggaaaaataa